The genomic segment ATTGACCTTGTGTCTTTGTTTATATTAACAAAAGGAAGAAATAATCTCATGATAACAAATTAAAAGGAAAGCAAATTAATGAGAGCCAGCCCACAAGATGACCTTCAAGACTAACATATTCAGCATTGGTTCTCTATCCGCAGCTGGCCGGAATTCACCCGTCGGCGTTCGTCCATCAAAGCCTCTCGAGCCAACGTCAATCCCTTGGGGACGAGAGATCTATCAAAGGCTGCACAGTCTGCCCAATCCTTCAGCAAGCTCTCCTGCCCCCATTTCTCCGGTATCCAAACCCGGCCTGCCATCTCCATCCTGTGCCTCTTGAGCTTCTCTCGCCCGCAGTCTTCAACCGAAGGTCCCTTAGAGCTCGCCTCCGTCGGGATCTCCGACTGCGAGCTCTCAGGATTATTGTAGCACTCTATCTTTCCTTTAACACCATTCTTCGAAGATATATCGGGGGCAACGAGTTCCTCCGAATTCTTCACTTGAAGGCTCTCAGAGGGTGGAAGCGGGTCCTCATGGGAATCTGATACTCGAGTTTTCTCCTCGGGGTTCTCCATGCAGCTCGTGTGAAGCATGCTGTCTCCTTTGGTAAATGAGAagggctcctcctcctcctctctccttgTTCTCTTTCTCATCTCCTTGATCTTATGGTGTCAAAGGGAGAGTTGTTGGAGCTAAAAAGATCGcaagagaggagaaaagaacTAGTGGTGCAAGGAATGGGAACGAAGAGAGAGTGGGTGGGGGCCGAGCGGACACGTTGGAACTTTGGTTCATATGGTGTGTGGAAGCGGTACGTGTTCATGTTAGGAGGTTGTGAGGCCGCCTCCACATGAGAAGCGAGTGGGAATTCATACCGTGAGGTTGGTGCTCCTTTGGGCCAACGAAATGGGATAATTTGATTGGATATTTTGGGTGGCCAGCTTTAATCACGCTTAAAGTTCACATGGATTCTCTCATAGGTGAGATGTTGACCAATGAAATATGATGGCTTGGCAGGACATGGGCCAGGTAAATTAATCTCAGTTATAACGCTTACGTTCTCTCTCTTCGCTTATAATCTACTCCTAATGACTAATATATAGGTTTATTATATCTCTACAACTTTACAGCAAAAAAGTgaatacagaaaaaaaaaaaaaaaaaaaaatcaaagcttTCCATCTTTCACTTGAAGCTGTGCTAGCTAGGctttttctttctcatcttcTCTGTGTTCGCTCAATTCAAAATTCGCGCAAACGATAACGCTGAACTGGATTgccattctttttcttttttaggctTTATTAAGATGGTTGATAAAGATTATAATAAATTAGATCATCATAGCACATTACATGAACAATGGTAATAGGACGATGAGATATTTTTAATGATGGGCATGTAATTTATCAAAAGATTCATCTCTATATTCGTATCTACTTAAACCATGAGGTTTTTGTTTATTTAGGCTTAAACTGAAACCacaatatataatttggtaTGGTCCGTAGAGGATGACCAGCAATAtgacaaactcacaaaaaataaaaaaggtacccgcaaagagaaagaaaaaacgtATATAAACGtatatattttgtattattttttttacttccaCTTGGACAATCTTGCACATTATTTCTAAAATTCTGTCACTAATTAAGTTAACAAGCGGAATATTAGTTATCGGAGAATCAGTTTACCAACCCTTTGAGAGAGAACTTTAGTTTGATCAATcccaataagaaaaaaaaagcattccAGTGATTATGTACCTTTTTCTCAGTAATcgtaaaaattacgctaatttCATGTCAGATTTACAAATCTTCCTCACTATTCATTCCTTTCTCCATAAGTCTtgatcaaagataaaaaaagagaaCTTTTAAAGCAAAGTAGAATTAGTATATCTCAAGAGAAACCAAGCAAGGAATTACGGTGAACACCTCACATCAATTGAAATCAATCAATCCGATTCCTTGGATATGATTTAGATGGATCATCTGCTTTCGCctggggttgtatcttttgccCGAGAGgaatgattgatttttttttcacgaTATTGACCGTCGGATCAGGGACTTTCTACTTAAATTAGatatgagaaaagaaaaaattgtggaattaaagaaaaaatactCTGATTTACATGATTTGTTACTTTCATTGAAGGTCAGGGACTTTGGCATAACGCTGAGAAGCAATTTCGGAAAACTGCGACAAAGATATAGTATATTACAAAACGTCGCCTGTCAAGCTCTTGGATAACGGGAGCGTCCTTTCTTCCTTAGAAACTCTGGGATCTCCACCATATTGCCTTCAGTGACGTAAGAGGTTGGGCGTCGGTTGATCCCCAGGCTATCTCCATGACCCAGTTGGGAACCCTTTTTGGTTACATACACAAGATGTatcagaaaaagaagaggatcaAAACAAAACGAAAATATAGGATGACAAGAATGAGTGATATACTTGCAAAGTTTGCCCTTCTGGTTCATCCTGGCGTTTGAATCCAGTGGCAATCAGAGTTATGCTCACCTGAATGCAAATTAATCAACAAATTATCATCATAACACTCTCTTGAAAATTTGACTATATTTGCCAGCAAGTTTTTTGGGTGGCCCTTTGTCCTTGATGATCATACTGAATCATAAAGGTAAGCATAGTGGTTCATCACATTTGTTTTTTCCCTGAATGTAATCCATTGGTAGTGATGTATGCATAGAATATTATAGACATCAGATGTATCTAGTATATGATCTCTACAACTGATTTCAAGTAAAAGTATTTAAAGAACAATATAATTTACTCAATATTTTatccaaaattattatttagcACCTAACTGAAAAAATGCATATTCAGTCAGGTAGGGATCTAAGAGTAGCACAAGTTCAACACATACAAATCTTTCGGTTAATCTGATAATAGATGAATATTAAAAGACAGCCCCAAAATTGTGATTGCACAAAAAAATAATGCagtacaactatgccattttaAATCGTAAAATCCCAACTTACTTGACCACCGAGTGACTGATCTATCACTGCCCCAAATATTAAATTTGCACTTGGATCGACGAGGTCATAAATTACTTCTGCTGCGGCATTTACCTGCAGATCATTAACCAGGTGAACACCAAAGGAAGGGAACAACTGAGGGCTGAACAGATTAACACATCCCCAAGTCATCATGAGCAATAAGCTCACACATATCTAAACCTATAAGCAATATGGTGATCAATTGTTTGTCTGTGGAGGATACAATAATTGGAAGAACATATATTGTTCCATAAACTTCAGAAACTCCTTTCTTTAGGTAATAATGGGGAAACAACAATAAGATACACATGGTGAGAGAAGGATGGAGATATTGGAGATGGAGAAGGTAAACCACAGCAAGTTATGTAACTACAGTAGTCTCTTAAGGATACTACTGCAAAATCAGAAACCAGGCAGTGTTTTTTCCAATACAACATTTTCAGATGGTTTTTTGGACTCCTAAGGTGCATGCCTTGATATCAACTGAGACCAGTACATCCATCCTCAATGTTGGGGCTGGATAACCTACTTTACACATTACAGGGCAGTAAATGGAACTCCTTACAAACTACAAGTAGTTGAGGAAGTTAATGGGAAATAAGCAGGAGATGGAGCCTACCTCGTATAATGTTAAATCACTTCCTCCAGTGATATTCCAAACAATTCCAGTAGCCCTTTCAATACCGATATCTAGTAAAGGGGACTGAATAGCATTTAAAGCAGCATCTCTTGCCCTCGTCTTGCCTGCAAAGTAATGTTAAATTATGCATAATATAATTTGACAGATTGTATATATTTTACAATATAGTTTGTTTAGCTAAGAGCAAATACTCATCCATCATAGATCTACTCTTCCAAAGAAGCAGAATAATAGAAGAAAACATCTATAAGATTTTCTTGCACCCAGAATTATATGCAAGCTGCTAGAATGTATAGATATAATTTACCAAGCTTGAGTCTTTTGTTTCTGATCCTAAAACCAGCTATGACTAGATCTTACTGGGATCTGGATAGCACAGTCTCCCATTAAAAAGGCATCCTAAAGACGTGAAGCGTATGTAATTCCTGCTAAGAAAAACCCACTCTACCCATGCTCCTAGCAACCTCCTCTCCATGATGTCTCTAAAACAAAAGCAAGCAGTAACAGTATAAGATACTCAGCTTCAGAACATATAAAATGGACAGCATTTCATCAACATAAATTCTTAAAGAGTCTGTGTGGCTGGGTATTCCCAAGGCAAGAGCTAAAGTTAAGGATGAAACCCCATCTCCCAGTTCCCATTATCATCAGGATACCCAAAAAAAGCTGTATGATAAGCCATACACGTTCCATTTCCACAAAGTAAGTCATTCTACAATAGCAATTACAGTACCCTTCAAGGTGTCGCTCAacctatttaacttttcagatgaACTAAGGCTATAACAATTACGTCCACAAGTTCCTGTATAGCATTTAAGTACGATTAAGAATTTTCTAACAAGGAAGCAACAAACTTCAATAAATGCAAATGTGCAAATATAAACTGAACAACATAGCAGAAACTGAGGGGCATTTTTTCCAAGCTTCAACACAATCATGGAAATCATATCTATACaaacttttgattctttgaattacCTGT from the Phoenix dactylifera cultivar Barhee BC4 chromosome 14, palm_55x_up_171113_PBpolish2nd_filt_p, whole genome shotgun sequence genome contains:
- the LOC103705767 gene encoding uncharacterized protein LOC103705767; this translates as MRKRTRREEEEEPFSFTKGDSMLHTSCMENPEEKTRVSDSHEDPLPPSESLQVKNSEELVAPDISSKNGVKGKIECYNNPESSQSEIPTEASSKGPSVEDCGREKLKRHRMEMAGRVWIPEKWGQESLLKDWADCAAFDRSLVPKGLTLAREALMDERRRVNSGQLRIENQC